In Halobacterium noricense, the genomic stretch GCTGGTCGCAGTACCCGTAGACGAAGAGCACCATCTTGCCGCCCTTCGCGCACTGCTCGCAGCCCTTCGAAATCATTCGTTGGAACACCTCTACTCCCCGAGGGCTGAAAAACTGTGCGAATCCAACTGGACGGACGTCCGACTCGGTGTGGGCTCCCGAAAGCAGTTATACCGCCCTCCCGTACCTTCCAGCGAATGCTGCTCGTGCTGTGCGTGGACCTCGACGACGACCTCGGCCGGAAGACCGGCGTGCCGACGCCGGTGGTCGGGCGCAACGAGGTCGAGCACGCCGCGGTGTCGCTGGCGGAGGCCGACCCCGAGGACAGCGACGTGAACGTCCTCTTCGAGGGCGTCCACCTCCACGACCAGTACAGCACCGACGAGGAGGTAGAGGTCGCCGCCGTCACGGGTCTCGAACGCGGGGACGTCGCCGCCAACCGGAAGGTCGGCCGCGAAGTCGACGAAGTACTGGCGAGCATCCAGAGCGACGACCCCGTTCGCGCGGTGGTCGTCACGGACGGCGCACAGGACGAGTCCGTCGTCCCAGTCATCCGCTCGCGGGTGCCCATCGACGCCGTCAAGCGCGTCGTCGTGCGCCAGGCCCAGGACTTGGAGTCGATGTACTACACGCTCAAGCAGGTGATGAACGACCCCGAGACCCGCGGGACGCTGCTGGTGCCGCTGGGCATCCTCCTGCTCATCTACCCGCTGGCGGTGCTCGCGGACGTGCTCGGGCTGCCGGGCGCAGTCCTGGGCGTCTCATCGGCAGCGGTCGGACTGTACGCGCTATTCCGCGGGCTCGGCCTCGAATCCACCGTGGACGCCGCGGTCGAGCGCGTGCGCTCGGGGCTGTACACGGGCCGCGTGACGCTCATCACGTACGTCGTCGCGGCCGCCCTGCTGGTCATCGGCAGCGTCGAGGGGATGAACGAACTCGCGACCGTCCGGGAGAGCGCGGCCGGGTCGCTCGCACCGTCGACAGTCGTCGCGGCACTCACGTACGGCGCGGTCCGGTGGTTCGCGGCAGCCGGGCTCACCACGAGCCTCGGGCAAGTCACGGACGAGTACCTCGCCGAGCGGTTCCGCTGGCGGTACCTGAACGCGCCGTTCTACGTGCTCTCTATCGCAGCCGTCCTGCACATGCTGTCGGCGTTCTTCCTCGGCTACGTCACGCTCACCGAACTCGCCGCGGTGCTCACGGCCGGGACGCTGGTGAGCGTGCTCTCGACGCTGACGTTCGCGGTCGTCGAGTCGTGGCGCGCCGACCGGAAGGGCGGCCCGGACGCCGCCTAGGCTTCCCGCGAGACGACGAACTCCGCGAGGTACTCCAAGTAGTCGTAGGCTTCGCCGGCCGGCAGGTCAAGGCTGTCGAGGGCGTCCATCGCGCGCTCGCTCTCGCGCTCGGCGAGCGCGTTCAACTCCGCGGGAGACCGGTCGGTGACGCGCACGATGCTCGGGCGGTCCAGCTCCTCGTCGATGCCCGCGGGCTTCCCGAGCGCCTCGCTCTCCGCGGTGGCGTCGAGGACGTCGTCCCGAATCTGGAACGCGACGCCGACGCGCTCGGCGTACTCACCCAGCGCCTCTATCGAGCGACCGTCGGCGTCCGCCGCGACCGCGCCGAGTTCGGCGGCGGCGCGGAACAGCGCGCCGGTCTTCCGGCGCGCGAGTTCCATGTACTCCTCCTCGGTCTCCGGGCGGTCGACCAGCTCGATGGCTTCGCCCTCACCGAGTTCGACGAGCGCGTCGGTCACGCACTCCATCGCGCGGGGGTCGCGGGAGAACAGCGCGAACGCCTCCCCGAGCAGGCCGTTCGAGGCGACGAGCGCGGGGCCGTGGTCGAACGCCGCCCACGCGCTGGCCTTCCCGCGGCGGAGCGCGGATTGGTCGATGATGTCGTCGACGACGAGGGAGGCGTTGTGGACGAGTTCGATGCCGACCGCGAACCCCATCGCGTCCTCGCTGTCCCCGCCCGCGGCCTCGCAGACGAGCAGGGTGAGCGTCGGGCGCACGCGCTTGCCGCCCGCGAGCACGACGTGTTCGAGCTCGTCGCTGAGCTCCGACGGCTCCACGGCCGCAACGGTCTCCGCGAGCCGCTGCTCGATGGCGGCGCGGCGCGCCTCCACGTACTCCATTACCCGTGTCTCGGGGATTCGCGCGGAAATATATGACGGGATTCCCCGCCCAGCGGCGCGCACGCGTCGCTCCGGGTCCGACAGAACTGGAAACAGGGCGGCGCACAGCGCCCCGCTCGTCGCAAAAGGATACGCTACCAAGACCTCCTCAAACGCTCGGTGGTTCGCCGCCGAACGCTTCGATGAGCGCGGGGACGACGTCGAAGAGGTTGCCGACGATGCCGTAGTCCGCGATGTCGAAGATGGGTGCGTTCGGGTCCGTGTTCACCGCGATGATGGTGTCCGCGCCCTTCATCCCGGCGACGTGCTGGACCGCGCCGGAGATGCCGACGGCGAGGTAGACGTCCGGGGTCACCTGCTTGCCGGACTGGCCGACCTGCCGGTTCTTCGGCAGCCAGCCGTTGTCCACGATGGGGCGCGACGAGGAGAGCGTCGCACCGGTCACTTCCGCGAGTTTCTCGACGAGTTCGAGGTTCTCCTCCTCCTCGATGCCGCGGCCGATGGAGACGAGGAAGTCGGCGTCGCTGATGTCGACGTCGCCGCCGCCGACTTCCTCGAAGCCCTTGACTTTGGACCGGACGGCGTCCTCGTCGACGTCCACGTCGAATTCGCTAACTTCGGCGTCGCCGATGCCCTCCGCAGGCGGCCACTCGCCGCCGCGGATGGAGACGGCGAACGGGCCGTCGGCGACGTCGGCGGTCGTTTCGACCTTCGATCCGTACATCTCCCGCGTGACTTCGAGCGTGCCGTCAGCGTAGTCGAGGCCGACAGCGTCGGAGACGTACGGACGGTCGAGCCGGGTGGCGACGGCGGGCGCGTAGTCGAGGCCGTTGACGCTGTTGGGCACCACGATGAATTCGGGCGCGAGGTCGGCGGCGAGCGCGGTGAGGGCCTGCACGTAGACGTCGTGGTTGAACTCCTCGCCGTGCGCGACTGTGTGAATCCGGTCGACGCCCTCGCGGTTGAGCGTCTCGGCGAACGACTCGACGTTCCCCGAAATCACAGCCACGTGGAGGTCGCCGCCGGCGGCGTCCGCGAGGTCGCGGCCCGCCGAGAGCAGTTCGAGGCTGACGTCGCGCAGGTCGCCGCGGCGGTGGTCGGCGACGACGAGCACAGCAGTCATCGGCTCTCACCTCCGGTGAGAACGATGACGTCGTCGCGCGCCTCGCGTGCGACGGAAGTCATTCGCCGACCACCCCCAACTCGGTAAGCACGTCAGCGAGCTTCGCGGCCTGCTCGCCGGCGTCGCCGTCGAGGTACTGGGCCTCGCTCTCGGTCTCGGGCTCGTACATCGCCGTCACGTCGAGGCTGCTGGCGACGTCGTCGGCACCGACTCCGAGGTCGTCGAGACTCTGCACGTCGATTTCCTTCGACTGCGCCTGCCGGATGCCGCGGAGGCTGGCGTACCGGGGCTCGTTGATACCCGTCTGGATGGCCAGCACTGCGGGGAGTTCGACGTCGGTGAGCTCCTCGATGCCGCCTTCGAGTTCGCGGCGTAGCGAGGCGACGCCCTCGTCGAGGACGTGCTCGGTGTCGAGGGCGTTCACGACGGCCGCCCACTCGAAGCCGACCGTCTCCGCGAGTGCCACGCCGGTCGCGCCGAAGCTGTCGTCGTTGGCCTGCACGCCCGAGAACACGAGGTCGGGGTCCTCCGCCTCGACGACAGCGCCGAGCAGTTCGGCCTTCGTCTCGACGTCGAGCAGTTCGACGTCCGCGATGGCGTCGTCCCAGACGCGAACCGCGCGGTCGGCACCTTTCGCCAGCGCCATCCGAATCGTCTCCTCGCTCCGCTCGGGGCCGATGGTGACCGCGACGACTTCGACATCATCCCCGGCTTCGGCGAGCTGGACGGCCTCCTCGACGGCGTAGTCATCCCACTCGTTGAGGTCGTAGTCGAGGAACCGCTCCTCGATTTCCGTGCCGGAAATCTCGAAGTCGTCCTCGACGGTGGCGACCTCCTTGACGGTGACGAGAACCTTCATCGTGCGTGAGTGCTCCGGGGCGGAGGTAAACGTTTTCGGAACCGCGAGGAGCGCACGAACAGTTTCTCCGGCGTTCCAGGGGGAGCGTTACTCCTCGTCGACGGCGTCGTTGACGCCCTCGCCGGGCAGCGAGATGAGGTTCTCGCGGCCGATGCGGAGCTTCTCGACGCGGCCCTCCTCGGCCATCGAGGAGAGTAGCTGGGAGACTTTCGCCGTCGACCACCGCGTCTCCTCGACGATTTCGGACTGCTTCATCCGGCCGCCCTGCTCGCGCAGCAGTCGCTCGACGCGCTCCTCGTCGCTCAACAGCTCTGGGTCGACGTTTTCGGGCTCGGACTCGGCGGCTTCGCCCGCTGTTGCTGCCGCGGTGCCACCGGTCGGTTCCGTCGGTTCGGTCTCTGTGCCGGATTCGCCGGTCGGCTCGCCGGGCGAAGCCTCGCCGCCGGGCTTGCTACTCTGGATGCTATCGCGAACGCGGCGCAACCACGAGAGCGCCGGCTCGCCGCGGTAGTACGCCCACACGGACGCGCCGCCCGCGACGAGGGCGACGAGACCGACGAAGACGAGCGCGGCCATCGAGACGCCGACCACGGAGTTGGCTTCGGTGAACACGACGGCCGGTTCACCCGACCCGAACGTCTGCGGGCCGGTCCACCGGTACGCGCCGTTCGCGATGCTGTCCGGCCCGGGCTCGATCTGGTCGGTGTCGTAGCCGTCGGGCGTCCGAATCGTCAACGTCTGGTTCGCCGCGAGGTCGCCGAACCACCCTGTCGTGAACGCGTCGACGACCAGGCGCTCGTCCTCGACGCGCGAGAAGTTCGTCCACGTGAATTCGATGGTGAGCACGCCCGTGGAGTTGTTTCCTTCCTCGACGATGCGCGAGGACCGGCTGGCGTCCCGGATTTCCATCGACCGACCCACCCGGTCGCTGACCGACGGGACGACCGCGCGGAAGACGTCCACGGAGAACTCGCTGTCCGTCTGGCCGGCTTCGAACCGGTCGCGGAGCCGCTCGAACGCCGCGGTGGCGTTGGCGTCTTCGAGGGGGTACTTCGCGGAGACGTTCCAGCGCGCCGCACCGTCGGACTGAATCTGGACGGTGACGTCGACGCCCGAGGCTGCCGGCTCGGTATCTTCTTGGAGGGCGGCCGACTGTGGAGCGGGCGCTCCGACTGCACCGGCCACGGGCACGGCGAGGAGACAGACGACGGCGACGAGGAGGGCGGCCTGCCGCATACCAGTTCCGTCCACCCCGCTCGTGCAAAGTATTTTCTATCCCGTGGAATCCACCACCTCGCCGGCGACACGGCCGAATTCCGCAGCCACAGTCGTTACAGCGGTCTGACAGGGTGTTCCGGCGCGTGAACCGGCGGCGCTCCGGCCGGGACTCAGCCGTGGTCGTCGTCTCCGCATCGTTTTTGTCGGGTGCGGCCGAACGCGTTCTCATGTCCCGCGTCCGCCCCCTCCTCGCCGCCATCCTCCTCGTGGTCGCGACGACGGCCACGCTCGCCGCCAGCGGGGGCGTCGCTGCGCCCGTCGAGCCCAGCGACGACCCCGTCGTCGGTACGTCCGAGCGCTCCTCACACGTGCTCCTCCTCACGGAGGCTGACGCAGCGTCGTACGACGAACCGAACGCATCCGTGACGAGCACGCTCGAATCCGGCCACGCGGACCTCGCCATCGACCTCCAGCTCGGCGAGGTCGAACAGCGCCTCGACGCGGCCGACAACCGGTCCGCTCGCCGCGAAATCCTCCAGAACGCCACCGACAAGGCCGCCGAACGCGTCGCAGAACTCCGCGCTCGCGCGACCGCCGCCAACGACGCGTACCGGGACGGCGAGATGACCGCCGCGGCGTACGTCCGCACGCTGGGTGCGATTCACGCGGAAGCCAGCAGCCTCTCCTCGATGCTCGGGAGCACGTCCGCCCCGGGAACGCTGTACTCGTACGCCTACGACAACGGGTTCTCGGAAATCGGCACGCGAGTGTACCGGCTCCGCGCGCAACTGGCGACGGTCGAGGGGCCAGTCCGCGAACGAATCGCAGCCGTCGTGCACGGCGACCGTGAGCAGATTCGCGTGCACGTGACTGCCGGCAACGGCGTCATGCTCTCGACCATCGACGACGGGCGGTACGTCCGTGAGACCGTCCGTCCCGACAACGTTGAGGACGACCTCGGCGGCGACATCTCGGACGCGCCGGGTATCATCCAGGCGCAGTACCCGTGGTTGGCGAACCACTCGACGTCGCCGAGTATCGAGACGCGCGGCGGATACGCCTTCTACTACCGGGCGAACTACGGCCACGGGCAAATCACGGCGTACATCGACACGACGACCGAGCGCGTCTACGCGGAACACCACCAGCAGACGCTCGCACAGCTCCCCGCGGACGCCGAACGGAACGACACCGCGAACAACGCGACGCTGACCACGTCCCGGACGTACGCTGGCGGGCCGCTACTCGTGCGGATGGAGAACGAGGCCGGCGAACCGCTCGATACGACCGTCTCACTGAACGGGACGGTCGCCGGTGACACCGGCGACGACGGCCGGCTCTGGGTGTTGAGCCCCGCAGGCGAGTACAACGTCACGACGGTGCACGACGGCGCGAGGCTGGAAGTCAACGTGACCGCGCAACCGTCGCCGTGACGGCCGAAACCGACCGAGGCTTCTTGTAGGAGAGCGCGACCACGACAGCGCGTGGCTCGCGGCTACGCGCCCGTCGCCGTCGTGCTCCTGCTCGCGGTCACCGTCGTCGCCGCGGCAGCCGTCGCGACTGCGGTGCCCGCACTCCCCGGTGACCCACCGCCGCAGCGCGCAGTAGACGCCGACGCGACCAGCGACGGCCGCGTCACGGTCACGTTGCTCTCCGGAGAACCACTCGACACGCGGAGTGCGACCGTTCGCGTCGCGGTCGACGGCGAGCCGCTGGCGCACCAGCCGCCCGTGCCGTACTTCGCGGCGCGCGGGTTCCGTGGCGGGCCGGCCGGCCCGTTCAACGTCGCTGCGGACTCGTCGTGGACAGTAGGCGAAACTGCGTCGCTACAGGTCGCTGGGACGAACAGCCCCGACTTGCGGGTAGGTGCGACGCTCACCGTGCGCGTACTCGTCGGCGGGCACGTCGTCGCCGTCGCCGAGACGACCGTCGAGACGGCGTCGTAGTCGTCATCAGAGACGTGGGCGTTAGTCAGGCCGATGCGTCGGCCTGCTCGTCGTCGGGCGCTCGCGCGAGCGTGACGATGGCGCGCGGACTCCCGGGTTTCGCCTGCATCACGTGGTGTTCGACGTCGACGAAGCCGGCTTCCGCGAACATCCGGTCGGCCTCGGCCTCGTCGTAGAACAGCATGATTGCGTCCGCGACCTTCTGGAACACCGTCGAGTTCGGGTAGTCGGGGCCGACGACGACCGTCCACTCGCCGGGCTTGAGTACGCGCCGGATCTCGCGCAGGCCCTCCACGGGGTTGGGCCAGTACTCGATGGAGCCCGACGACCACACGGCGTCGAACGTGTCGTCCTCGAACGGCAGGCGCTCGGCGTCGCCGTAGTGGAACGCCACGGGGTCGTGCTTGCCGAGTTTCTCGCGTGCCTTCGCGAGCTGGTGGCGGCTCTGGTCGAGGCCGTAGACGTCGTCGGTGTACCGGAGCAGCCCCTCCGTGCCGAAGCCGGTGCCACAGCCCACGTCGAGCACGCGGTCGTCGGCGTCGAGGTCGAGCAGTTCGAGCGCCTCGTCGCGCATCTCCTCGTTCCACACGAACGGGTTGACGCGGTCGTACACCTTCGAGAGGTACTTGTAGAAGGTGCGGGCGCGCGCCTTGTCTTCGAGGACTCCCATTAACTCCGGAATTGCGCCCGAGGACGCATAATAGCTTGCGTTAGCGCCCGCGAACTTCGCAACTACCATATAGGCCGTGGCCAAAGTTCCGCCCGGTAAGAGTGTATGCCAAGGCCAGAGGTTCTCGAAGATATCAAATCGGCTGAATCGGACGCCGACGACATCGTGGCCGAGGCGGAGGAGGACCGCGAGGAACGGTTGTCCGAAGCCCGGCAGCGGGCCGATGAAATCCGCGACGAAGCGGAGGAGGAGGCTCGCGAACTGAAAGAACAAAAACTCGAAGCGGCACGCGAAGACACCGAGGCGGAGCGCGACCGCATCCTCGAAGAGGGCGAAGCCGAGCGCGAGCAGCTCGAAGCCCTCGCGGACGAGAACGAGGAGGACGCGGTGGCGTACGCCGTCGAACAGTTCGAGGAGGCGGTACATGCTCAGACCTGAGCGCATGAGCAAGGTGTCGGTGACGGGCTCGAAGCGCGTCATCGACGACGTCATCGAGACGATTCACGACCTGAATCTCGTCCACCTCTCGGACTACGATGGCGAAATCGAGGGGTTCGACAACGGCGACCCGATGGAGGGTGCCGACGACGCCTCCGAGAAGCTCGTCACGGTGCGGTCGCTGGAGTCGACCCTCGACATCGACGAGACCGACGCCGGCCCGACCCGCATCGTCACCGAGGAAGCCCTCGAAACGGAGCTCGAGGAGATTCGCATCGAAGTCAACGAGCTCGACGACCGGTACAGCGAGCTCGAAGACGAACTGCGCGACGTCGAGGAGCGCATCGACGCCGTCGAACCGTTCGCGGACCTCGGCATCGACCTCGACCTGCTCGGCGGCTACGACAGCCTGCAGGTCGCGGTCGGTGAGGGGAACGCCGACGATGTCCGCGACGAACTCCGGACCGCGGAAGCCATCGAGGCGTTCGAGCTCTTCGAGGGGGACGATACGCTCGCGGTGTTCGCGTACCCGCGTAGCGACGACCCCGACGCGCTCGACGACGCGCTCGTCGGCGTGGAGTTCGCGCGACTGGAAGTCCCGGACGCCGAGGGGAGCCCCGAGGCGTACGTCGAGGAACTCCGCCACGAGCGCGAGACCATCGAGTCGAAACTCGACAGCGTGGAGAGCGAACTCGACGACCTCCGCGTGGAGCACGCGGGCTTCCTGCTGGCCGCCGAGGAGAAACTCTCCATCGACGTCCAGAAGGCCGAAGTCCCGCTGCAGTTCGCGACCACCGAGCACGCGTTCGTCGCCGAGGGCTGGATTCCCAGCGACGAGTACGCGACGTTCGTCGAGGGCATCCAGGACGCCGTCGGCGAGCACGCTGCCGTCGAGGAACTCGAACAGGCGGACTACGAGCCGTCCGGCCACGGCCACCACGGCCCCGTGGAAGAGGGGCACGACGTGGAGGAGGCCGCGACGGACGGCGGGACGACCGCCGAATTCGACGACGACGACAGCCCGCCGGTCATCCAAGACAACCCCGGTGTGGCGCACCCGTTCGAGGCGCTGACCGAGGTCATCAACCGACCGAAGTACACGGAACTCGACCCGACGGTCGTGCTGTTCCTAACGTTCCCGGCGTTCTACGGGTTCATGATTGGTGACCTCGGGTACGGTATCCTGTACGCCGCCCTCGGCTTCTGGCTGTACCGCGGTTTCGACAGCGAGATGATTTCGAAGCTCGGCGGCGTCGCCATGTGGGCCGGCGGATTCACGGCCCTGTTCGGCGTGTTGTACGGCGAAATATTCGGTCTCCACCTCGTCACGGAGTACCTGTGGCACGGCGCGTTCGGCCTCGCGGACGCCCCGCTGAAGAAGGGGCTACACGTCGGCGCGTTCGCCGAACTGTGGCTCGCGGCGAGTCTCCTGTTCGGCATCGCGCACCTCGCCATCGGTTACGTGTTCGGGCTCGTCAACGAGGCGCGCTCGCACGGCGTCAAGGCCGCCGTCACGGAGAGTGGCGGCCCGCTGTTGCTGATGGCAGGAGTCGGCGCGTGGCTGTTCAGCACGCACATGCAGTCCGGCGGCGGGCCGCGCCCCGAACTGCTCTACCGTGCTGTGGACCTGATTCCCGGCGTCGTCGGCGGGTTGCCGCCGGTCGTCGGCCAAGTCGGCTTGGCCGCGGCGGTGCTCGGCCTCGTACTCGTGACGATCGGCGAGGGCGCCGCCGGGTTCCTCGAGAGCCCGACGTACGCGCTCGTCAACACCGTCTCCTACACGCGGATTGCGGCGGTCCTGCTCGCGAAGGCGGGCATGGCGTACGTCGTCAATCTGCTCGTGTTCGGCGCCTACGAACTCCACCTCGACGAGCCCGAGACGGTCGACTACATGTTCGGCCTGTTCTCGACGGTCATCGAGAACGAGACGCACTTCATGCTGTTCAGCACCGACACTCACGGGGGCGAAGTGCTGTTCCCCGGCCTGATTCACATGGGCACCGCGGGGGTGCTCGCCGGCATCGTCGTGCTCGTGCTCGGGCACCTGCTCGTGCTGGCACTTGGTGTCACATCGGCCGGCTTACAGGCGCTACGCCTCGAATACGTGGAATTCTTTAACAAGTTTTATGAAGGCGGTGGAGAGAAGTACAACCCGTTCGGTCACCAGCGAAACTACACCACTGAGGACTAAGTAAAATGTTCGACGCACTCACACAGTTCGCCACGATCGCACAGGAAACGGCAGGCAGTATGCCATCAATCACCCCGAAGGGCGCCGCCGCAATCGCCGTCGGCCTCGCCGCCCTCGGTGCAGGATACGCCGAGCGCGGCATCGGTAGCGCCGCCGTCGGCGCCATCGCGGAAGACCAGGACCTCTTCGGTACGGGCCTCATCCTGACGGTTCTCCCGGAGACGCTGGTCATCCTCGCGCTGGTCGTCGTGTTCGTCGTGCCGTCCGCATTCTAATCACCGTCCCCCCCTCTCATCTATGAGCTTGGAAACAGTAGTTGAGGACATTCGAGACGAGGCCCGCGAGCGCGCGAAGGAGATTCGGAACGATGCCGAATCGCGCGCCGAGAAGATTGTCGCGGACGCCGAGGCCGACACCGACGAGATTCGCTCCGACGCGGAGGCGGAGGCCGAGCGTGAAATCGAGCGGGAGCGCGAGCAGCGCCTCTCCAGCGCGAAACTCGAGGCCAAGCAGATGCGCCTCGAAGCGCGCCGCGACGCCCTCGAGGCCGTCCGCGAAACCGCCGAGGAGGAAATCGCCGCCATCGACGGCGACGACCGCGAGGCCCTCACTCGCGCCCTTCTCGACGCTGCGGCCGACGAGTTCGACGATGACCCGAACGTCAGCGTCTACGGCCGCGCGGACGACGAGGACCTCATCTCGGACATCCTCGACGACTACGACGGTTACGAGTACGCCGGCGAGCACGACTGCCTCGGCGGCGTCGTTGTCGAGAGCGAGACGTCCCGGGTCCGCGTGAACAACACGTTCGACTCGGTCATCGACGACGTCTGGGAGAACAACCTGAAGGAAATCAGCGCGCGCCTCTTCGACGAGGAGCAATGAGCGTGTACGGGTCGGCAAACTACGAGTACGTGGTCGCCCGCGTCCGCCACCGCCGAGCCAGCCTGTTCAGCGACGACGAGTACCGGAAACTGCTCCGCATGGGCACGGGCGAAATCGCCCGGTTCATGGAGGAGACCCAGTACGAGGACGCGGTGAACGCGCTGGGCTCGCGGTTCAGCGGCGTCGACCTCGTCGAGCACGCGCTCAACGAGACGCTCGCTGACGACTTCCAGGACTTGCTGCGGTACAGCGAGGGCCGGCTCTACGAGCAGGTCGTCCGCTACCTCCGCAAGTTCGACGCGTGGAACGTCAAGACCGTACTGCGCGGGCTCTACTCCGGCGCGACCGACGAGGAGGTCCGCTCGGACCTCATCGACGCCGGCGAGTTCGAGGACGCGTTCCTCGACCGCCTGGTCGCCGCCGAGTCCATCGAGTCCGTCGTCGAGCTGCTCGACGGCACGCTGTTCGAGACGTATCTCGACAGCGCGTTCGAGGCCTACGAGGAGTCCGGTACGCTGGTCCCGCTGGAGAACGCGGTCGACCGCGCGTACTACGAGAACCTCGTGCCCGACGCCTCCGCGCGCGGCGAGGCCGCGCAGCTCTACCGGGAGTTCCTCGAAGCCGAAATCGACTTCCGGAACGTCCGGAACGCGCTGCGGCTGGCGCGGTCGGGTGCCGACGTCGACCCCGCCGAGTACTTCATCGACGGCGGCGCGCTGTTCGACCGGAAGGAGGTCGGCCAGCTCGTCGCGAACCGTTCGACGCTGGTCTCGCGCATCCAAGAGAGCAAGTACGGCGACGAGCTCTCGAAG encodes the following:
- a CDS encoding DUF373 family protein yields the protein MLLVLCVDLDDDLGRKTGVPTPVVGRNEVEHAAVSLAEADPEDSDVNVLFEGVHLHDQYSTDEEVEVAAVTGLERGDVAANRKVGREVDEVLASIQSDDPVRAVVVTDGAQDESVVPVIRSRVPIDAVKRVVVRQAQDLESMYYTLKQVMNDPETRGTLLVPLGILLLIYPLAVLADVLGLPGAVLGVSSAAVGLYALFRGLGLESTVDAAVERVRSGLYTGRVTLITYVVAAALLVIGSVEGMNELATVRESAAGSLAPSTVVAALTYGAVRWFAAAGLTTSLGQVTDEYLAERFRWRYLNAPFYVLSIAAVLHMLSAFFLGYVTLTELAAVLTAGTLVSVLSTLTFAVVESWRADRKGGPDAA
- a CDS encoding polyprenyl synthetase family protein; protein product: MEYVEARRAAIEQRLAETVAAVEPSELSDELEHVVLAGGKRVRPTLTLLVCEAAGGDSEDAMGFAVGIELVHNASLVVDDIIDQSALRRGKASAWAAFDHGPALVASNGLLGEAFALFSRDPRAMECVTDALVELGEGEAIELVDRPETEEEYMELARRKTGALFRAAAELGAVAADADGRSIEALGEYAERVGVAFQIRDDVLDATAESEALGKPAGIDEELDRPSIVRVTDRSPAELNALAERESERAMDALDSLDLPAGEAYDYLEYLAEFVVSREA
- a CDS encoding electron transfer flavoprotein subunit alpha/FixB family protein, with the translated sequence MTAVLVVADHRRGDLRDVSLELLSAGRDLADAAGGDLHVAVISGNVESFAETLNREGVDRIHTVAHGEEFNHDVYVQALTALAADLAPEFIVVPNSVNGLDYAPAVATRLDRPYVSDAVGLDYADGTLEVTREMYGSKVETTADVADGPFAVSIRGGEWPPAEGIGDAEVSEFDVDVDEDAVRSKVKGFEEVGGGDVDISDADFLVSIGRGIEEEENLELVEKLAEVTGATLSSSRPIVDNGWLPKNRQVGQSGKQVTPDVYLAVGISGAVQHVAGMKGADTIIAVNTDPNAPIFDIADYGIVGNLFDVVPALIEAFGGEPPSV
- a CDS encoding electron transfer flavoprotein subunit beta/FixA family protein; this encodes MKVLVTVKEVATVEDDFEISGTEIEERFLDYDLNEWDDYAVEEAVQLAEAGDDVEVVAVTIGPERSEETIRMALAKGADRAVRVWDDAIADVELLDVETKAELLGAVVEAEDPDLVFSGVQANDDSFGATGVALAETVGFEWAAVVNALDTEHVLDEGVASLRRELEGGIEELTDVELPAVLAIQTGINEPRYASLRGIRQAQSKEIDVQSLDDLGVGADDVASSLDVTAMYEPETESEAQYLDGDAGEQAAKLADVLTELGVVGE
- a CDS encoding helix-turn-helix transcriptional regulator — encoded protein: MRQAALLVAVVCLLAVPVAGAVGAPAPQSAALQEDTEPAASGVDVTVQIQSDGAARWNVSAKYPLEDANATAAFERLRDRFEAGQTDSEFSVDVFRAVVPSVSDRVGRSMEIRDASRSSRIVEEGNNSTGVLTIEFTWTNFSRVEDERLVVDAFTTGWFGDLAANQTLTIRTPDGYDTDQIEPGPDSIANGAYRWTGPQTFGSGEPAVVFTEANSVVGVSMAALVFVGLVALVAGGASVWAYYRGEPALSWLRRVRDSIQSSKPGGEASPGEPTGESGTETEPTEPTGGTAAATAGEAAESEPENVDPELLSDEERVERLLREQGGRMKQSEIVEETRWSTAKVSQLLSSMAEEGRVEKLRIGRENLISLPGEGVNDAVDEE
- a CDS encoding DUF7094 domain-containing protein is translated as MSRVRPLLAAILLVVATTATLAASGGVAAPVEPSDDPVVGTSERSSHVLLLTEADAASYDEPNASVTSTLESGHADLAIDLQLGEVEQRLDAADNRSARREILQNATDKAAERVAELRARATAANDAYRDGEMTAAAYVRTLGAIHAEASSLSSMLGSTSAPGTLYSYAYDNGFSEIGTRVYRLRAQLATVEGPVRERIAAVVHGDREQIRVHVTAGNGVMLSTIDDGRYVRETVRPDNVEDDLGGDISDAPGIIQAQYPWLANHSTSPSIETRGGYAFYYRANYGHGQITAYIDTTTERVYAEHHQQTLAQLPADAERNDTANNATLTTSRTYAGGPLLVRMENEAGEPLDTTVSLNGTVAGDTGDDGRLWVLSPAGEYNVTTVHDGARLEVNVTAQPSP
- a CDS encoding type IV pilin; translated protein: MARGYAPVAVVLLLAVTVVAAAAVATAVPALPGDPPPQRAVDADATSDGRVTVTLLSGEPLDTRSATVRVAVDGEPLAHQPPVPYFAARGFRGGPAGPFNVAADSSWTVGETASLQVAGTNSPDLRVGATLTVRVLVGGHVVAVAETTVETAS
- a CDS encoding methyltransferase domain-containing protein, whose product is MGVLEDKARARTFYKYLSKVYDRVNPFVWNEEMRDEALELLDLDADDRVLDVGCGTGFGTEGLLRYTDDVYGLDQSRHQLAKAREKLGKHDPVAFHYGDAERLPFEDDTFDAVWSSGSIEYWPNPVEGLREIRRVLKPGEWTVVVGPDYPNSTVFQKVADAIMLFYDEAEADRMFAEAGFVDVEHHVMQAKPGSPRAIVTLARAPDDEQADASA
- the ahaH gene encoding ATP synthase archaeal subunit H; the encoded protein is MPRPEVLEDIKSAESDADDIVAEAEEDREERLSEARQRADEIRDEAEEEARELKEQKLEAAREDTEAERDRILEEGEAEREQLEALADENEEDAVAYAVEQFEEAVHAQT